One genomic window of Elaeis guineensis isolate ETL-2024a chromosome 2, EG11, whole genome shotgun sequence includes the following:
- the LOC105050369 gene encoding uncharacterized protein codes for MLPIPPPPPSAASRFLSPPPALSLCRASPPPITAASTTAASAAPSPLTSLEFRRYDFAPLLEFLSSSSAPTADAAAPPAQLDPAELRLAESYRAVPAHLWHALLKSLASSPATLPSAAALVPWLERHRLCFSFDLLYSILIHALGRSRRLHHALLLSTSAPGPPSALTFNALISASAINGRPGQALHLLSLMRRHGFLSDHPNYTLVLQSLLRSPDPPDPSLLLRLLSDLLSQRLEPDARLISDFVVAFSRAGEPDRAFSLLAAAQAQGLTPKTSAVVALLSALGAAGRVAEAEALFLEFHAGAELQPRTRAYNALLKGYVKIGALKDAELVFEEMERCSVSPDEGTYSLLIDAYTNAGRWESARILIKEMEMNGVQPNSYVFSRILASFRDKGEWQKSFAVLREMRNNGVRPDRHFYNVMIDAFGKYNCLHHAMDAFERMRSDGIEPDAITWNTLINSHCKAGRHDKAMDLFQEMQESGCMPCTTTYNIMINSLGQQERWEELKEMLERVKGQGLLPNVVTYTTLVDVYGKSGRFKDAIECLEAMKAGGLKPSPTMYHALVNAYAQRGLSEQAINAFRVMRADGIKPSIIVLNSLINAFGEDQRDTEAFSVLQFMKENDLKPDVVTYTTLMKTLIRVEKFEKVPAVYEEMILSGCTPDRKARAMLRSALRYMKQTQDS; via the exons ATGCTCCCCATCCCTCCTCCACCGCCTTCCGCCGCCTCCCGCTTCCTCTCCCCACCCCCGGCCTTATCTCTCTGCCGCGCCTCTCCGCCCCCCATCACCGCCGCGTCCACCACCGCGGCCTCTGCCGCCCCCAGCCCCCTCACCTCCCTCGAATTCCGCCGCTACGACTTCGCCCCCCTCCTCGAATTTCTGTCCTCCTCCTCAGCCCCCACCGCTGACGCCGCCGCCCCCCCGGCCCAGCTGGACCCGGCGGAGCTCCGGCTGGCGGAGTCCTACCGCGCCGTCCCCGCCCACCTCTGGCATGCGCTCCTCAAGTCCCTGGCCTCTTCCCCCGCCACCCTCCCCTCTGCCGCAGCCCTCGTACCCTGGTTGGAGCGCCACCGCCTCtgcttctccttcgatctcctcTACTCTATTCTCATCCACGCCCTCGGCCGCTCCCGGCGCCTCCACCacgccctcctcctctccacttcCGCACCCGGTCCCCCCTCCGCCCTCACCTTCAACGCGCTCATCTCTGCCTCCGCCATCAACGGCCGCCCCGGCCAGGCCCTCCACCTCCTTTCCCTCATGCGCCGCCACGGCTTCCTCTCCGACCACCCCAACTACACCCTCGTCCTGCAGTCCCTCCTCCGCTCCCCCGACCCCCCGGATCCCTCCCTCCTCCTCCGCCTCCTCTCCGACCTCTTATCCCAGCGCCTTGAGCCCGATGCAcgcctcatctccgacttcgtTGTCGCCTTCTCCCGCGCCGGCGAACCGGACCGTGCCTTCTCCCTCCTCGCTGCCGCCCAGGCCCAGGGACTCACTCCCAAGACCTCCGCCGTCGTCGCCCTCCTTTCCGCGCTCGGCGCCGCCGGCCGGGTCGCCGAAGCCGAGGCTCTCTTCCTTGAGTTCCACGCCGGCGCTGAGCTCCAGCCCCGTACCCGCGCCTACAACGCCCTCCTCAAGGGTTACGTCAAGATCGGAGCTTTGAAGGACGCAGAGCTGGTGTTCGAGGAAATGGAAAGATGCAGCGTGTCCCCTGACGAAGGGACCTACAGCCTCCTCATCGATGCATACACCAATGCCGGCCGGTGGGAGAGCGCAAGGATCTTGATCAAGGAGATGGAGATGAACGGCGTCCAACCCAATTCATACGTGTTTAGCAGGATCCTCGCAAGCTTCCGGGATAAAGGGGAATGGCAGAAGTCATTTGCGGTCTTGAGGGAGATGAGGAACAACGGAGTCCGACCTGACAGGCATTTCTACAATGTGATGATTGATGCTTTTGGGAAGTATAATTGCCTTCATCATGCCATGGATGCTTTTGAGAGGATGAGGTCCGATGGGATTGAGCCAGATGCAATCACCTGGAACACGCTTATCAACTCACACTGCAAGGCAGGGAGGCATGATAAGGCAATGGATCTATTTCAGGAGATGCAGGAGAGTGGATGCATGCCATGCACTACAACGTATAATATCATGATCAATTCATTGGGTCAGCAGGAGAGGTGGGAAGAACTGAAGGAGATGCTGGAGAGGGTGAAGGGGCAGGGATTGTTGCCAAATGTGGTGACCTACACTACACTTGTGGATGTTTATGGGAAGTCGGGTAGGTTTAAGGATGCAATTGAGTGCTTGGAGGCCATGAAAGCTGGAGGGCTGAAGCCTTCTCCAACCATGTATCATGCCTTGGTAAATGCATATGCGCAGAGG GGCCTATCAGAACAAGCTATAAATGCATTCAGGGTCATGAGAGCAGATGGTATAAAACCTAGTATCATAGTCCTTAACTCATTGATCAATGCATTTGGTGAGGATCAAAGAGATACTGAAGCCTTTTCTGTACTGCAGTTTATGAAGGAAAAT GACCTGAAGCCAGATGTTGTGACATATACAACACTCATGAAAACTCTAATCCGAGTTGAGAAGTTTGAGAAA